From a single Cyprinus carpio isolate SPL01 chromosome A3, ASM1834038v1, whole genome shotgun sequence genomic region:
- the LOC109103268 gene encoding gastrula zinc finger protein XlCGF7.1-like yields MAFIKVETEELKIEEVLRVKQEETEEQTGLMTVKEESEALNEMDEKYKLEKQHKFITEEKPFTCSQAEKTRSCKKKHFTCQQCEKSFKLKEGLIRHMRTHTGEKPYTCKQCGNSFSLCGTLKVHMRVHTGEKPYTCQQCGKSFTQKLNLNGHMRTHTGEKPYTCQQCGNSFNLYGNLKIHMRTHTGENPFTCQWCGKSFTQKINLDRHMRTHTGEKPYTCQQCGNGFNQKAHLITHMRTHTGEKPFTCQQCGNGFNQKAHLVRHENSHLRDSFNQL; encoded by the exons ATGGCATTTATCAAAGTGGAGACTGAAGAGCTGAAGATTGAAGAAGTATTAagagtcaaacaagaagaaactgaggaacaaacag GTCTGATGACAGTGAAAGAGGAGAGTGAAGCTCTGAACGAAATGGATGAGAAATATAAGCTTGAGAAACAACACAAGTTCATAACTGAAGAAAAACCATTTACTTGCTCACAGGCTGAAAAGACAAGAAGCTGCAAAAAGAAGCATTTTACCTGTCAACAGTGTGAGAAAAGTTTTAAACTAAAAGAAGGCCTTATCAgacacatgagaactcacactggagagaagccttacacgtgcaaacagtgtggaaacagtttcaGTCTATGTGGAacccttaaagtccacatgagagttcacactggagagaagccttacacctgccaacagtgtggaaagagtttcactcaaaaattaaaccttaacggacacatgagaactcacactggagagaaaccttacacctgccaacagtgtggaaacagtttcaATCTATATGGAAACCTTAAAatccacatgagaactcacactggagaaaaccctttcacctgccaatggtgtggaaagagtttcactcaaaaaataaaccttgacaggcacatgagaactcacaccggagagaagccttacacatgccaacagtgtggaaatggTTTTAATCAAAAAGCACACCTTATCAcacacatgagaactcacactggagagaagcctttcacctgccagcAGTGTGGAAATGGTTTTAATCAAAAAGCACACCTTGTCAGGCATGAGAACTCACACCTGAGAGACAGTTTCAATCAGCTTTAA